One Caenibius sp. WL genomic window, CGTTCGTCGAACGGCACGCCGGGGATGGGGGAAGTGCGATAGCCGATGCAACTGACTAGCAGATCGCAGGGGATCGTCTCGACCTCTCCGGTCGCCACCAGCTTGCCATCGCGCAGCGCGGTTCGGGAGACTTCCAGCGCTTCGATCCTGCCGTTGCCGATGATCCGTTCGGGCACGCCGAAGAAATGGAAATTCACCTCCTTGCCGAACTGCCCGCGCTCGCTTTCCGGGATGGCGGCGAAACTGCGCAGATGGCCGACGGATTTGCGCTGCCCCGGTTCGAGCACGGCATCGTCGTCTTCCGGCGGCAGATCGGCGGGGTTCACGCGCGGACAGGCGTTTTCCAGCTTGCCCAGTTCGCCCAGTTCCTTCGGCGTCATCGCGATCTGGTGGGGGCCGCGCCGGCCGAGAATGGTGATCGTCTCCAGTTTCGAGCGTTTCAGCAGATCGAGCGCATGGGAAACAATATCGCTGCCCGCGAATTCCGCCTCGGTCTTCGAAAGGATGCGCGCGACGTCGAGCGCGACGTTGCCCATGCCGACGATCACCGCGTGGCGGCCCGACAGATCGGGATCGAGCGTGGCGAAATTGGGGTGCCCGTTGTACCAGCCGACGAACGCGGCGCTGCCGAATACGTTGCCCAGTTCCTCACCGGGAATCGCCAGCGGCCGGTCGTTCGGCGCGCCGGTGGCGAAAATCACCGCGTCGTAGAGCCCCTGCAGTTCATCCACCGTCACATCCTGGCCGACGGAGATATTGCCGACGAACCGGACGTTGTCGGACAGGGCGGTTTTCTCGTAGCGGTTGGATACGCCCTTGATCGACTGGTGATCGGGCGCCACGCCCGTGCGGATCAGCCCATAGGGGACGGGCAGGCGATCGAAGATGTCGACGCGGACATCGTCACCCCATTGTTTTTGCGCTGCTTCGGCGGTGTAGTAACCTGCAGGGCCCGAGCCGATGATCGCCAGATGGCGCATTCAAATTTCTCCCGCTTCGTTCTCGCTTGCCTTGCTTTCTTCCCTATTTGGCCTCGGGGCACAAGCACTTGCTCTTTGTCGATCGGGCAGAATGCAGAGGCGATGCGGCCGGATTTGCAGAGGGTTCGGGTGTGGCTGCGGCAGGGCCCATTCCGGCGTGATTCTTCACCCGGTGGGCTGGGATGACAAATTCCGCTGACAGTTCGGGCGCACGCTGCTAACGGCGCGCGCATGACTGAATTGGCCAACATCCGCAATTTTTCGATTATCGCGCATATCGATCACGGCAAGTCGACGCTGGCCGATCGGCTGATCCAATTCACCGGCGGCCTGACCGACCGTGAAATGAGCGAGCAAGTCCTTGATAACATGGACATCGAGCGTGAGCGCGGGATCACGATCAAAGCGCAGACCGTGCGCCTGAGCTATACCGCCAAGAACGGGCAGACCTATGAGCTGAATCTCATGGATACCCCGGGCCACGTCGATTTCGCTTACGAAGTCAGCCGCAGCCTTGCAGCCTGCGAAGGGGCGTTGCTGGTCGTCGATGCCGCGCAGGGCGTCGAAGCGCAGACTCTGGCCAATGTCTATCAGTCGATCGAGCACGACCATGAAATCGTGCCGGTGATCAACAAGATCGATCTGCCCGCCGCCGAGCCGGAGAAAGTGCGGGCGGAGATCGAGGATATCATCGGCATCGATGCGTCCGAAGCCGTGCTGTCGAGCGCCAAGTCCGGCATCGGTATCGAGGACGTGCTCGAAGCCGTGGTCGCCAAGATTCCGCCGCCGCAGGGTGATCGCGAAGCGGCATTGAAAGCGATGCTGGTGGATAGCTGGTACGATCCGTACCTCGGCGTCGTCATTCTCGTGCGGGTGATCGACGGGGTGATCAAGAAGGGCCTGCAGGTCAAGTTCATGCAGGGCGGCACCGAGCATCTGATCGACCGTGTCGGGTGCTTCACGCCCAAGCGCACCGATCTGCCGGAAATCGGGCCGGGTGAAATCGGCTTCATCACCGCGCAAATCAAGGAGGTGGAGCAGGCCCGCGTCGGTGACACGATCACCACGGTGAAGAACGGCGCGACACAGGCCCTGCCGGGGTACAAGGAAGTGCAGCCGGTGGTGTTCTGCGGGCTGTTCCCGATCGACGCCGCCGATTTCGAAAAGCTGCGTGAAAGCATCGGCAAGCTGCGGCTGAACGACGCCAGCTTCAGCTATGAAATGGAAACCAGCGCCGCGCTCGGCTTCGGGTTCCGTTGCGGGTTTCTCGGGCTGCTGCATCTGGAAATCATCCAGGAACGGCTGACCCGCGAATACGATCTCGATCTCATCACCACCGCGCCCAGCGTGGTCTATCGCATCCAGTTGCGCGCTTCGCGGACTGACGATGCAGAGGAAATCCATCTCCATAATCCGGCGGACTACCCCGATCCCAGCCGGATCGAGACGATCGAGGAACCGTGGATCAAGGCGGTGATCTACACCCCGGACGAATATCTCGGCTCGATTCTCAAGCTGTGCCAGGATCGGCGCGGCATCCAGACGGACCTGACCTATGTCGGCGGGCGGGCGCAGGTCACTTACGAACTGCCGCTCAACGAAGTCGTGTTCGATTTCTACGACCGCCTGAAAAGCATCAGTCGGGGCTACGCCAGCTTCGACTATGAACAGATCGGTCTGCGCGAAGGCGATCTCGTCAAGATGAGCATCCTGGTCAACAACGAGCCGGTCGATGCGCTTTCGATGATCGTGCACCGCAGCGTGGCCGAGGAACGCGGCCGCCATATGTGCGAACGGTTGAAGGATCTGATTCCCCGCCACCTGTTCAAGATCCCGATCCAGGCGGCGATCGGCGGCAAGGTCATCGCCCGCGAAACCATCAGCGCGCTGCGCAAGGACGTGACCGCCAAATGTTACGGCGGCGACATCACGCGCAAGAAGAAGCTGTTGGAAAAGCAGAAGAAGGGTAAGGCGCGGATGCGGGAATACGGCAACGTCTCGATCCCGCAGGAAGCGTTCATCGCCGCGCTGCGGATGGGCGAAGAGTAAGCCATGCATGCTCACCCCTTTCCGGGGAGGAGCAGCGGGCTGAGGACGGTTCGTCGTGGTTGATGCCATTGCCCTGCTGTTCGCTTGCCAGTTGCTGGGCGAAATCATCCACCGGCTGACCGGATTGCCTTTGCCGGGCGCGGTCATCGGCATGCTGTTGCTGATCGGCTGGCTGGCCGCCGTGCGCCGCGAGCGGCCCGCGCTGGTGGCGGTGACGACCTGGCTGACCGGACATCTTGCGATTCTTTTCGTCCCCGCCGCCGTGGGCGTGATCGAGGAAGGGGGCACGCTCTCCCGCTATGGCGTGGGGCTGGTGCTGGCGACAGTCGTGTCCACGATCCTGACGATGGTGGTGTCCGTCCTGGTGTTTCGCTGGGCCTTGCGAAAGTGCGGCCACGATGCGGAACCCCCGCAAGAGCCGCAGCCATGAACGCTCAGCTGCACGGATTGCTGGCCACGCCGCTGTTCTGGATGACGGCGACTTTCCTCGTTTTCGAAGCGATGGATCGCCTGTCGAAACGCAGCAACCGGCATCCGCTGTGCCATCCGGTGTTGTGGTCCACGCCGGTCATTATGCTGTTGCTGGTGCTGACCGGCACCTCTTATGCGACCTATATCGATGCAACGGCGATGCTCGTTTTCCTGCTCGGCCCGGCGGTGGTCGGTCTGGCGGTGCCGGTCTGGCGGCAGCGCGCGCTGATCCGCAAGCTCGCTCTGCCGATTGCGCTGGCGCTCGGCGCCGGGGCGGTGACAGCGATTGTCAGCGCGGTGGGCATCCTCTCCCTGTTCGGCGCTCCGCGCGATATTCTGGCATCCATCGCCCCTCGTGCAACGACGACTCCGGTGGCGATGGCGATAGCCGAACAATTGCACGGCATTCCCGCGCTTGCGGCGGTGATCGTGCTGTTTGCCGGGATTGTCGGGGCGATGGTCGCGACTCCGCTGTTCAACGCGATGAAGATCACCGATTATCGTGCGCGCGGCTTCGCTGTCGGGGTATCCGCCCACGGCATCGGCGCGGCGCGGGCGTTTCAGGTCGATGGCATCGCCGGGGCTTTTGCCAGTCTGGGCATGGCGCTGAATGCGGTGGTCACCGCGGCGCTGCTGTCTTTCTTCGCCTGGATGCTCTGACAGCGGCGGATTTTGCCGATCCGGGCAGGGCGGTGCGCCCATGGCGCTGGATCATGTGGCGTTCGCGGCAGGTTGTGAGGAACTTCACCCCTTTTGACGAACTTTACTTGGCGTTCCCCGAAGCGCTGGCTATACGCACGCCATGCTGACGAAGACCCGCTCTTTCCGCTCGCCCGCCCGCATCGCGATCCTCGCCTCGGCGGCTACGGCCATGTTGTTGGTTGCCGGCTGTGGCGGCGGCCCGCGCACGAACAAGGGCACCGCCTATGTCGCGCGCGATGTGGAAACGCTTTACGCGGCGGCCAAGCAGCGGCTCGATCAGGGCAAGGCGCGCCAGGCCGCGGCTCTGTTCGACGAGGTGGAACGGCAGCACCCTTATTCCCCGTGGGCCCGCCGCGCACAGATCATGAGCGCGTTTTCCTATTACGCCGCCAAGAATTACAACCAGTCGATCCAGTCGTCGCAGCGCTTCCTCTCGATCCATCCGGGCAACAAGGATGCGGCATACGCGTATTACCTTATCGCCCTGTGCTATTACGAGCAGATCAGCGATGTGCAGCGCGATCAGAAGATCACCGAACAGGCGCTGACCGCGCTGAACGATGTGGTCCGCCGTTTCCCCGACACCAAGTATGCCAACGATGCCTCGCTCAAGATTGATCTTGTGCATGACCATCTGGCGGGCAAGGAAATGGAAATCGGCCGCTTCTACCAGAATTCGGGCCAGATGATCGCGGCGCGCATCCGTTTCCAGACGGTGGTCGACAAGTACCAGACCACCAGCCACACCGCCGAAGCGCTCTATCGCCTGACCGAAACCAGTCTTGCGCTGGGCATTCCGGAAGAAGCGAAGAAATACGCTGCCGTGCTGGGCTCGAACTTCCCCGGCAGCAAGTGGTATGATCGCGCGTACAAGCTGATGAACCGGTACGCGCCGGATGCACAGGCGAGCTGATTGCCTCATCCCGTTTGCCTCTAAACGCCGGGCGGTGCCTCGTTCGGTGCAAAGGGGCCTGGACGGTATAGGGTAGGCAAGCGGCGTAACCGCGCATTGCCCATGCTCCGTTTCGGCAGACGTGGTGCCGGATGTGGAAAACCGGTTCCCACTTTTCCGCGCGATGTTCTAGAAGCGGCGTACCGATGCTGAGCCAGCTATCCATACGCAATATCGTGCTGATCGAATCGCTCGACCTCGCTTTTGGGCCGGGGCTGGGCGTGCTGACGGGGGAAACCGGGGCAGGCAAATCGATTCTGCTCGATGCCCTGGGGCTGATTCTTGGAAACCGGGCCGATTCCGCGCTGGTCCGCGCAGGCGAGAATCAGGCAAGCGTGACGGCAAGCTTCGAATTCGCCACGCTGCCGGGCGCCCTGCAAGGCGCGTTGGCCGAAGCGGAGGTGGTGATCGAACCGGGCGAACCGCTGTTGATCCGCCGCAGTCTCAAGGCCGATGGCGGCAGCCGTGCGTTTATCAACGATCAGCCGGTGGGTGTGGCGCTGCTGCGCGAAATCGCGCCCGCGCTGGTGGAATTGCATGGCCAGCATGATGACCGGGGACTGGTCAATCCGCGCGGGCATCGCGAACTGCTCGACCGCTACGCCGCCGCTGATGTCGCGGGTCTGGCCGAAGCATGGCAGGGATGGCGCGTGGCCGGAGAACGCCTTGCGGCGGCTCGGGCGTCGATCGAGGATGCGAAAGCGGAACAGGATTTGCTGCTTGCCTATCTTGCCGAACTGACCGCGCTCGAACCTGTCGAAGGGGAGGAGGAGAGCCTCGCGGGTGCCCGTGCCGATATGCAGAAGGGCGAAAAGCTGGCCGGCGATCTCGAAGATTTGCGCCATCTATGGGAAGGCTCCGATTCCGCTCTGGCGGGTCTGCGCGGCGCGGCGCGGCGGCTGGACCGGATCGCGGGCGAACATCCCTTGCTGGCCGAAGCGCTGGAAGCGCTGGACCGCGCGGTGATCGAAGCGGGAGAGGCGGAGGAGAAACTGGCCGCCGCCGCCGATGCCCTGTTGTTCGACCCTGCCGAACTGGACCGGATCGAAACCCGCCTGTTCGAACTGCGGGCGCAGGCGCGCAAGCATCATTGCCAGGTGGACGATCTGCCCGAAAAGATGCGCACGATGCGCGCCGCGCTCGATTCCATCGAACATGGCGAGGCGGAGATTTCCGATCTGATCGCCGCCGAACGCGCGGCTTACGAACACTATCGCGGCCTGGCCGAAGCGGTGCATGCGCAGCGCAAGGACGCCGCCACGCGGCTGGACAAGGCGGTGGCTGCGGAGCTGGCGCCGCTCAAACTGGATACCGCGCGGTTCCGTACTGTCGTGACCCCCTTGCCGGAGGAGCGGTGGGGCGCCCACGGCCTCGACAGTGTCGAATTCCTGATCGCGACCAACCCCGGCGCCGATTTCGCGCCGCTGGCCAAGATCGCTTCGGGCGGCGAACTGTCGCGCTTCATTCTCGCGCTCAAAGTCGCGCTGGCGGAGCAGGGCGGCGCGGCCACGGTGATTTTCGACGAGATCGACCGCGGCGTGGGCGGGGCGGTGGCTTCGGCGATCGGCGAACGGCTGGCGCGCCTGGCAGATGGCGGACAGCTGCTGGCGGTAACGCACAGCCCGCAAGTCGCCGCGCGGGGCGGCACGCATTACATGATCGCCAAAAGCTCCGAAGGCACGGTGACGCGCACTTCGGTGATGCTGCTCGACGCTGCCGGGCGGCAGGAAGAAATCGCCCGGATGCTTTCCGGCGCGGAGATCACCGCCGAAGCGCGCGCGCAGGCGGATCGTTTGCTGGAGGGGGTGTGATGCCTCACGGCCTGAAGTTTCTTTTTCAGAACGGTTGTTGACCATGGCCACCACAGAAGCGGAAGCCGCCAACGAATTGATGCGCCTTGCGCGGCAGATCGCGCGGCACAACCGGCTCTATCACGCGGAGGATGCGCCGGAGATTTCCGATGCGGAATACGACGCGCTGGTGCGGCGCAATGCGGAACTGGAAGCTGCCTTTCCACACCTGATCCGGCCCGACAGCCCTTCGCAGCTTGTCGGGCACGAGATCGCCGCATCGCCGCTGTCGAAAGTGGCGCACGAAGTGCGCATGATGAGCCTCGACAACGCTTTCACCGATGAGGAAGTGGCCGAGTTCGTCGGGCGCGTGCGGCGGTTTCTGAATCTGCCCGCCGAGGAACCGGTGGCCTTTACGGCGGAGGACAAGATCGATGGCCTGTCCTGTTCGCTGCGGTACGAAAACGGCAGGCTGGTGCGCGCAGCGACGCGCGGCGACGGGCAGGTGGGCGAGGATGTGACCCCCAACGTTGCCTGTATCGCCGATATTCCGCAGCAGTTGCAGGGCGATGCCCCCGCCGTGTTCGAGATACGCGGCGAAGTGTACATGGAAAAGCAGGCCTTTGTGGCGCTGAACGCGCAGCTTCTGGCCGAAGCGCGCGAAAAGGCGGAAAGCCGCGGCGAGGTGTTCGATCCCACGGGCGTGCGGCAATTCGCCAACCCGCGCAATGCCGCCGCCGGATCGCTGCGCCAGAAGGACCCGGCGATCACAGCGAAGCGCCCCTTGCGCTTCTGGGCGCATGGCTGGGGCGCGGCGAGCGCTTTGCCCGGCGCCACGCAGCAGGAGGTGATGGCGCAGATCGCCCGTTGGGGTCTGCCGATTTCGCCGGAAATGATCCGCTGCGCCACGCTGGATGAAATGCTGGCGGCCTATGCCCGGATCGCGGCAGGCCGCGCCAATCTGCCGTATGAAATCGATGGCGTGGTGTACAAGGTCGATCGGCTCGACTGGCAGCAGCGGCTGGGTTTCGTCGCCAAGGCCCCGCGCTGGGCCATCGCGCGCAAGTTCCCGGCGGAACAGGCCGAAACCACGGTGGAAGCCATCGATATCCAGGTCGGCCGCACGGGCAAGCTGACACCGGTTGGCCGCCTTGCCCCGGTGCTGGTGGGCGGGGTGACAGTGACCAATGTCACGCTGCACAACCGGGACGAGATCGCCCGGTTGGGTGTCCGCATGGGCGACAGGGTGGTGATTCAGCGCGCGGGCGACGTGATCCCGCAAGTGGTTGCCAATCTGACGCGGGAAGAGGAACGCCCGGCTTTCCTGTTCCCCGATCATTGCCCCGAATGTGGCAGCGAAGCGGTGGCGGAAGAAGGCGAAGTCGATGTGCGCTGCACCGGTGGCCTGATCTGCCCGGCGCAGCGGACCGAACGCCTGAAGCACTTCGTTAGCCGTGGCGCGCTCGACATCGATGGACTGGGCGAGAAGACCATCGACCAGTTTTTCGCGCTGGGGTGGCTCGAAAGCCCGGTCGATATCTTCCGCCTGCGCAAACGGCGCGACGCGATTCTCGCGCTCGAAGGTTGGCAGGACAAGTCTGTGGACAACCTGTTGAAAGCGATTGAGGCGCGGCGGGAACCGGATGCCGCGCGGCTCCTGTTCGGCCTGGGTATCCGCCATGTCGGCGCGGTGACGGCACGCGATCTGATGAAGGGGCTTGGCGATATTCACCGTTTGCCGGGCAAGGCGGCCGAATTCGCCGCCTATCGCAGCGAACATCCGCGCGAGGCGGAGGAAAAGGAAAGCCCGTTCAACACCCGTATGAGCGAGGCGGTGAAACGCATTTTCGAAGTCGGCACCGACGGGATCGGCACCGCCGTCGGCCATGCGCTGGCCGATTTCTTCCATGAGGACCACAACCGGCAGGTGTGGAACGATCTCCTCTCCGAAGTCTCGCCGCCGCTCTACGTGGTCGAGACCAAGGCCAGCGCGGTGGCGGGCAAGACGGTGGTCTTCACCGGCAAGCTGGAAACGATGAGCCGCGACGAAGCCAAGGCACAGGCCGAAATGCTGGGGGCGAAAGCGGCCGGCTCCGTTTCAGCCAAGACCGATCTGGTGGTCGCCGGGCCGGGTGCGGGGACCAAGCTCAAGAAAGCGGCGGAACTGGGCATCGAAGTGATCGACGAAGCCGCCTGGGCGGAGATCGTCAAGGCGGCGGGTTAGGCTACAGTCTCACTTTGGCTTGATGGTCCAGGCATGCTTGCGGTTCCATGGTCCATTTCTCGAAGCCGGGCTGCTCCCCGGCTTTCGCCGGGGGCGCAGCGGCTATGGAAGTGGTCTCAGCCTGCCATGGTGAAATGATAGACGCACAGCTTGTTGCCATCGAGATCGCGGCAGTAGCCGAACGTGGCGCCGTTGCCGCGGTCGCTGGGATCGCCTTCGTTGGCCCCGCCCAGTTCCAGCGCCTTGGCGTGGAAAGCAGCGGCCTTTTCCGGCGATTCGAAGCTGAAACCGCACATCGTGCCATTGCCGATGGTGGCGTCGTTCCCGTCGAACGGGCGCATGACCCCGAACAGCGAAGCGCCGTTGCTATAGACGCGCCCGCCGCGCGGATTGTCGAACATCTTCTGCCAGCCGGCCGACCCGAGCAGTTCGTCGTAGAAGGCCAGAGCCTTGTCCAGATCGTTGGTGCCGACGGTGAAATATCCGGTGTGAGCCATGGAATGGTTTCCTTTGTTATAGAATGATCAGATGTCGCGATCGGTCAGGCGGCGGCGAGCGCCTGTTCGATATCGGCAAGGATGTCGTCGATATGTTCGATGCCGACGGAAATGCGCACGAGGTCTTCCGATACGCCCGCTTTGGCCAATTCTTCGGGGCTGAGCTGGCGATGCGTGGTGGAGGCCGGGTGGCAGGCCAGCGATTTGGCATCGCCGATGTTCACCAGCCGCAGGATCATCTGCAAGGCGTCGATGAAGCGGCCGCCTGCTTCCTTGCCGCCTTCGATCCCGAAGCTGAGAATGCCCGACGCTTTGCCGCCGCAGATTTTCTGCGCGGTGGCGTGATAGGGGCTGTCGGGCAGCCCGGCGTAGCTGACCCAGCGCACTTTGGGGTGGGCGGAAAGATATTCCGCCACTTTCTGCGCGTTTTCGCAGTGGCGTTCGATCCGCAGGCCGAGCGTTTCGAGGCCCTGCATGATGAGAAACGCGCTGTGGGGGGAGAGCGCGGCGCCGGTGTTGCGCAGCGGGACCACGCGGGCGCGGCCGATATAGGCTGCTGGGCCGAGCGCTTCGGTATAGACCACCCCGTGATAGGACGGATCGGGCTGATTGAGCATCGGGAAGCGGTCCTTGTTCGCCACCCAGTCGAACCGGCCGCTGTCGACGATGATCCCGCCGATGGTGGTGCCGTGGCCGCCGATATACTTGGTCAGCGAATGGACGATGATATCCGCGCCGTGATCGAAAGCGCGGCACAGGTAGGGCGTTGCCACGGTGTTGTCGACAATCACCGGCACGCCATGGCGGTGGGCGATTTCGGCGATCTTCTGAATATCGGCGACATTGCCCGCCGGATTGCCGATCGATTCGAGGAACACGGCCTTGGTCTTGCCGTCGATGGCGGCTTCCATTCCGGCGTAATCGTCATGCGCCACAAGGCGGGCTTCGATCCCCTGACGCGGGAATGTGTGGACGAACAGGTTGTAAGTGCCGCCGTAAAGCTGCGCGACGGACACGATATTGTCGCCCACGCCCGCGATGGTCTGGATCGC contains:
- a CDS encoding FAD-dependent oxidoreductase, yielding MRHLAIIGSGPAGYYTAEAAQKQWGDDVRVDIFDRLPVPYGLIRTGVAPDHQSIKGVSNRYEKTALSDNVRFVGNISVGQDVTVDELQGLYDAVIFATGAPNDRPLAIPGEELGNVFGSAAFVGWYNGHPNFATLDPDLSGRHAVIVGMGNVALDVARILSKTEAEFAGSDIVSHALDLLKRSKLETITILGRRGPHQIAMTPKELGELGKLENACPRVNPADLPPEDDDAVLEPGQRKSVGHLRSFAAIPESERGQFGKEVNFHFFGVPERIIGNGRIEALEVSRTALRDGKLVATGEVETIPCDLLVSCIGYRTSPIPGVPFDERAGRFANDEGRILPGLYCVGWARRGPTGTIGTNRPDGFSIIEKIAEDFDSGALGAARKDGRPGFDALAESRKLDIVTFRDWKKIEEAEERAAREGAPREKFVHIEEMIRARG
- the lepA gene encoding translation elongation factor 4, with amino-acid sequence MTELANIRNFSIIAHIDHGKSTLADRLIQFTGGLTDREMSEQVLDNMDIERERGITIKAQTVRLSYTAKNGQTYELNLMDTPGHVDFAYEVSRSLAACEGALLVVDAAQGVEAQTLANVYQSIEHDHEIVPVINKIDLPAAEPEKVRAEIEDIIGIDASEAVLSSAKSGIGIEDVLEAVVAKIPPPQGDREAALKAMLVDSWYDPYLGVVILVRVIDGVIKKGLQVKFMQGGTEHLIDRVGCFTPKRTDLPEIGPGEIGFITAQIKEVEQARVGDTITTVKNGATQALPGYKEVQPVVFCGLFPIDAADFEKLRESIGKLRLNDASFSYEMETSAALGFGFRCGFLGLLHLEIIQERLTREYDLDLITTAPSVVYRIQLRASRTDDAEEIHLHNPADYPDPSRIETIEEPWIKAVIYTPDEYLGSILKLCQDRRGIQTDLTYVGGRAQVTYELPLNEVVFDFYDRLKSISRGYASFDYEQIGLREGDLVKMSILVNNEPVDALSMIVHRSVAEERGRHMCERLKDLIPRHLFKIPIQAAIGGKVIARETISALRKDVTAKCYGGDITRKKKLLEKQKKGKARMREYGNVSIPQEAFIAALRMGEE
- a CDS encoding CidA/LrgA family protein; this encodes MVDAIALLFACQLLGEIIHRLTGLPLPGAVIGMLLLIGWLAAVRRERPALVAVTTWLTGHLAILFVPAAVGVIEEGGTLSRYGVGLVLATVVSTILTMVVSVLVFRWALRKCGHDAEPPQEPQP
- a CDS encoding LrgB family protein, with product MNAQLHGLLATPLFWMTATFLVFEAMDRLSKRSNRHPLCHPVLWSTPVIMLLLVLTGTSYATYIDATAMLVFLLGPAVVGLAVPVWRQRALIRKLALPIALALGAGAVTAIVSAVGILSLFGAPRDILASIAPRATTTPVAMAIAEQLHGIPALAAVIVLFAGIVGAMVATPLFNAMKITDYRARGFAVGVSAHGIGAARAFQVDGIAGAFASLGMALNAVVTAALLSFFAWML
- a CDS encoding outer membrane protein assembly factor BamD, with the translated sequence MLTKTRSFRSPARIAILASAATAMLLVAGCGGGPRTNKGTAYVARDVETLYAAAKQRLDQGKARQAAALFDEVERQHPYSPWARRAQIMSAFSYYAAKNYNQSIQSSQRFLSIHPGNKDAAYAYYLIALCYYEQISDVQRDQKITEQALTALNDVVRRFPDTKYANDASLKIDLVHDHLAGKEMEIGRFYQNSGQMIAARIRFQTVVDKYQTTSHTAEALYRLTETSLALGIPEEAKKYAAVLGSNFPGSKWYDRAYKLMNRYAPDAQAS
- the recN gene encoding DNA repair protein RecN codes for the protein MLSQLSIRNIVLIESLDLAFGPGLGVLTGETGAGKSILLDALGLILGNRADSALVRAGENQASVTASFEFATLPGALQGALAEAEVVIEPGEPLLIRRSLKADGGSRAFINDQPVGVALLREIAPALVELHGQHDDRGLVNPRGHRELLDRYAAADVAGLAEAWQGWRVAGERLAAARASIEDAKAEQDLLLAYLAELTALEPVEGEEESLAGARADMQKGEKLAGDLEDLRHLWEGSDSALAGLRGAARRLDRIAGEHPLLAEALEALDRAVIEAGEAEEKLAAAADALLFDPAELDRIETRLFELRAQARKHHCQVDDLPEKMRTMRAALDSIEHGEAEISDLIAAERAAYEHYRGLAEAVHAQRKDAATRLDKAVAAELAPLKLDTARFRTVVTPLPEERWGAHGLDSVEFLIATNPGADFAPLAKIASGGELSRFILALKVALAEQGGAATVIFDEIDRGVGGAVASAIGERLARLADGGQLLAVTHSPQVAARGGTHYMIAKSSEGTVTRTSVMLLDAAGRQEEIARMLSGAEITAEARAQADRLLEGV
- the ligA gene encoding NAD-dependent DNA ligase LigA; amino-acid sequence: MATTEAEAANELMRLARQIARHNRLYHAEDAPEISDAEYDALVRRNAELEAAFPHLIRPDSPSQLVGHEIAASPLSKVAHEVRMMSLDNAFTDEEVAEFVGRVRRFLNLPAEEPVAFTAEDKIDGLSCSLRYENGRLVRAATRGDGQVGEDVTPNVACIADIPQQLQGDAPAVFEIRGEVYMEKQAFVALNAQLLAEAREKAESRGEVFDPTGVRQFANPRNAAAGSLRQKDPAITAKRPLRFWAHGWGAASALPGATQQEVMAQIARWGLPISPEMIRCATLDEMLAAYARIAAGRANLPYEIDGVVYKVDRLDWQQRLGFVAKAPRWAIARKFPAEQAETTVEAIDIQVGRTGKLTPVGRLAPVLVGGVTVTNVTLHNRDEIARLGVRMGDRVVIQRAGDVIPQVVANLTREEERPAFLFPDHCPECGSEAVAEEGEVDVRCTGGLICPAQRTERLKHFVSRGALDIDGLGEKTIDQFFALGWLESPVDIFRLRKRRDAILALEGWQDKSVDNLLKAIEARREPDAARLLFGLGIRHVGAVTARDLMKGLGDIHRLPGKAAEFAAYRSEHPREAEEKESPFNTRMSEAVKRIFEVGTDGIGTAVGHALADFFHEDHNRQVWNDLLSEVSPPLYVVETKASAVAGKTVVFTGKLETMSRDEAKAQAEMLGAKAAGSVSAKTDLVVAGPGAGTKLKKAAELGIEVIDEAAWAEIVKAAG
- a CDS encoding VOC family protein, whose protein sequence is MAHTGYFTVGTNDLDKALAFYDELLGSAGWQKMFDNPRGGRVYSNGASLFGVMRPFDGNDATIGNGTMCGFSFESPEKAAAFHAKALELGGANEGDPSDRGNGATFGYCRDLDGNKLCVYHFTMAG
- a CDS encoding aminotransferase class I/II-fold pyridoxal phosphate-dependent enzyme, producing MKLESLALHHGYTSEPTTKAAAVPIYQTTSYTFDDTQHGADLFDLKVQGNIYTRIMNPTTAVLEARIAEMEGGIGALALASGMAAITYAIQTIAGVGDNIVSVAQLYGGTYNLFVHTFPRQGIEARLVAHDDYAGMEAAIDGKTKAVFLESIGNPAGNVADIQKIAEIAHRHGVPVIVDNTVATPYLCRAFDHGADIIVHSLTKYIGGHGTTIGGIIVDSGRFDWVANKDRFPMLNQPDPSYHGVVYTEALGPAAYIGRARVVPLRNTGAALSPHSAFLIMQGLETLGLRIERHCENAQKVAEYLSAHPKVRWVSYAGLPDSPYHATAQKICGGKASGILSFGIEGGKEAGGRFIDALQMILRLVNIGDAKSLACHPASTTHRQLSPEELAKAGVSEDLVRISVGIEHIDDILADIEQALAAA